The Mycetohabitans endofungorum genome contains a region encoding:
- the serB gene encoding phosphoserine phosphatase SerB has protein sequence MNLVIQSAAPLSDDQLRLLTALASGTHAERLDAHALRVRDASPSQRADIAAYCGAHQLDHAYVPPRRLADFGLVAMDMDSTLITIECIDEIADFCGLKTQVAAITEAAMRGEIKDFNESLVRRVSLLTGLDANVLANVYEQRLCLSPGAQAMLDGARAAGLRTLLVSGGFTFFTERLKSRLGLDFTRANTLEIVDGKLTGRVVGEIVNGDVKARTLLDTCAQLGIEPSRAIALGDGSNDLPMMASAGWSVAFRAKPLVRERASCAFDYVGLDGLLRLFD, from the coding sequence ATGAATCTAGTGATCCAAAGCGCCGCGCCGCTGTCCGACGACCAACTGCGACTGCTAACCGCGTTGGCGAGCGGCACGCATGCCGAACGCCTTGACGCGCACGCGCTGCGCGTGCGCGACGCGAGTCCGTCGCAACGCGCCGATATCGCCGCATACTGTGGCGCGCACCAGCTCGACCATGCGTATGTTCCACCGCGTCGGCTCGCGGATTTTGGCCTCGTCGCAATGGATATGGATTCGACGCTAATCACGATCGAGTGCATCGACGAAATCGCCGACTTCTGCGGTTTGAAGACGCAGGTGGCGGCCATCACCGAGGCGGCGATGCGCGGCGAAATCAAGGATTTCAACGAAAGCCTGGTGCGGCGCGTCAGCCTGCTCACCGGCCTGGACGCCAATGTGCTCGCGAACGTGTACGAGCAGCGCTTGTGCCTGTCGCCCGGCGCGCAGGCCATGCTCGACGGCGCGCGTGCCGCCGGTCTGCGAACCCTGCTGGTGTCGGGCGGCTTCACGTTCTTCACTGAGCGCCTAAAGTCTCGGCTCGGGCTCGATTTCACACGGGCGAACACACTGGAGATCGTCGACGGCAAGCTGACCGGCCGCGTGGTCGGCGAAATTGTCAATGGCGACGTGAAAGCGCGCACGTTGCTCGACACGTGTGCCCAACTCGGCATCGAACCATCACGCGCGATCGCACTCGGCGACGGCTCGAATGACTTGCCGATGATGGCATCGGCCGGCTGGTCAGTCGCGTTCCGCGCCAAGCCACTGGTGCGTGAGCGCGCCAGCTGCGCGTTCGATTACGTCGGGCTCGACGGCCTACTGCGCCTGTTCGACTGA